Proteins encoded together in one Ciconia boyciana chromosome 25, ASM3463844v1, whole genome shotgun sequence window:
- the MOB1A gene encoding MOB kinase activator 1A isoform X1: MMALQLPLSILTVSRYNPDPGALGTAATREEPPRELLQTHACTGQPQGTIPDPRGICRPTAPDRVGCERCSPVSQRSKQETRTEKSGSRSSKTFKPKKNIPEGSHQYELLKHAEATLGSGNLRQAVMLPEGEDLNEWIAVNTVDFFNQINMLYGTITEFCTEASCPVMSAGPRYEYHWADGTNIKKPIKCSAPKYIDYLMTWVQDQLDDETLFPSKIGVPFPKNFMSVAKTILKRLFRVYAHIYHQHFDSVMRLQEEAHLNTSFKHFIFFVQEFNLIDRRELAPLQELIEKLGSKDR; encoded by the exons GTATAATCCTGATCCTGGAGCTCTGGGGACAGCTGCCACCAGGGAAGAACCACCACGAGAGCTGCTCCAGACGCATGCCTGCACAGGACAGCCACAAGGTACCATCCCAG accCGCGTGGCATCTGCCGGCCCACGGCACCGGATCGGGTCGGGTGTGAACGATGCTCCCCGGTGTCGCAGAGAAGCAAGCAAGAAACCCGCACGGAGAAGAG TGGGAGCCGATCTTCGAAAACATTCAAACCCAAGAAGAACATTCCCGAAGGTTCCCATCAGTATGAACTCTTGAAACATGCAGAAGCAACTCTGGGGAGCGGTAACCTTAGACAAGCAGTTATGTTGCCGGAAGGAGAGGACCTTAACGAGTGGATCGCCGTTAACA CGGTGGATTTCTTCAACCAAATCAACATGCTGTACGGGACCATTACGGAGTTCTGCACGGAGGCGAGCTGTCCGGTCATGTCCGCAGGACCAAG gTACGAGTACCACTGGGCGGATGGCACCAACATAAAGAAGCCGATCAAGTGCTCGGCTCCAAAGTATATCGATTACTTGATGACGTGGGTGCAGGACCAGCTGGATGACGAAACGCTCTTCCCTTCAAAGATCG GCGTTCCTTTTCCCAAGAACTTCATGTCGGTGGCCAAGACGATCCTGAAGCGGCTGTTCCGTGTGTACGCCCACATCTACCACCAGCACTTCGATTCGGTCAtgcggctgcaggaggaggccCACCTCAACACCTCCTTCAAGCACTTTATCTTCTTTGTGCAG gAATTCAACTTGATCGACAGGCGGGAGTTGGCTCCTCTGCAGGAACTGATTGAGAAGCTGGGCTCCAAGGACAGATAA
- the BOLA3 gene encoding bolA-like protein 3, with amino-acid sequence MAAAAGLLGRGPLFLRRGTWRSFASQTDGEARVTRVLREKFPRASAIKVVDISGGCGAMYEIHIESEDFKEKRTVQQHQMVNQALSEEIKSMHGLRIFTSTPKP; translated from the exons AtggccgccgcggcggggctgctGGGCCGCGGGCCG CTCTTCCTGCGCCGCGGCACCTGGCGAAGCTTCGCCTCGCAGACGGACGGGGAGGCCCGAGTGACCCGGGTCCTGCGGGAGAAGTTCCCCCGCGCTTCCGCCATCAAAGTCGTGGATATATCAG gcGGCTGCGGCGCCATGTACGAAATTCACATCGAGTCGGAGGACTTCAAAGAGAAGCGAACGGTGCAGCAGCACCAGATGGTTAACCAG GCACTGAGCGAGGAGATCAAGAGCATGCACGGACTGCGCATCTTCACCTCCACCCCCAAGCCTTGA
- the MOB1A gene encoding MOB kinase activator 1A isoform X3, protein MSFLFGSRSSKTFKPKKNIPEGSHQYELLKHAEATLGSGNLRQAVMLPEGEDLNEWIAVNTVDFFNQINMLYGTITEFCTEASCPVMSAGPRYEYHWADGTNIKKPIKCSAPKYIDYLMTWVQDQLDDETLFPSKIGVPFPKNFMSVAKTILKRLFRVYAHIYHQHFDSVMRLQEEAHLNTSFKHFIFFVQEFNLIDRRELAPLQELIEKLGSKDR, encoded by the exons aTGAGCTTCCTCTT TGGGAGCCGATCTTCGAAAACATTCAAACCCAAGAAGAACATTCCCGAAGGTTCCCATCAGTATGAACTCTTGAAACATGCAGAAGCAACTCTGGGGAGCGGTAACCTTAGACAAGCAGTTATGTTGCCGGAAGGAGAGGACCTTAACGAGTGGATCGCCGTTAACA CGGTGGATTTCTTCAACCAAATCAACATGCTGTACGGGACCATTACGGAGTTCTGCACGGAGGCGAGCTGTCCGGTCATGTCCGCAGGACCAAG gTACGAGTACCACTGGGCGGATGGCACCAACATAAAGAAGCCGATCAAGTGCTCGGCTCCAAAGTATATCGATTACTTGATGACGTGGGTGCAGGACCAGCTGGATGACGAAACGCTCTTCCCTTCAAAGATCG GCGTTCCTTTTCCCAAGAACTTCATGTCGGTGGCCAAGACGATCCTGAAGCGGCTGTTCCGTGTGTACGCCCACATCTACCACCAGCACTTCGATTCGGTCAtgcggctgcaggaggaggccCACCTCAACACCTCCTTCAAGCACTTTATCTTCTTTGTGCAG gAATTCAACTTGATCGACAGGCGGGAGTTGGCTCCTCTGCAGGAACTGATTGAGAAGCTGGGCTCCAAGGACAGATAA
- the MOB1A gene encoding MOB kinase activator 1A isoform X2, translated as MPAQDSHKVPSQTRVASAGPRHRIGSGVNDAPRCRREASKKPARRRGRRSLGSRSSKTFKPKKNIPEGSHQYELLKHAEATLGSGNLRQAVMLPEGEDLNEWIAVNTVDFFNQINMLYGTITEFCTEASCPVMSAGPRYEYHWADGTNIKKPIKCSAPKYIDYLMTWVQDQLDDETLFPSKIGVPFPKNFMSVAKTILKRLFRVYAHIYHQHFDSVMRLQEEAHLNTSFKHFIFFVQEFNLIDRRELAPLQELIEKLGSKDR; from the exons ATGCCTGCACAGGACAGCCACAAGGTACCATCCCAG accCGCGTGGCATCTGCCGGCCCACGGCACCGGATCGGGTCGGGTGTGAACGATGCTCCCCGGTGTCGCAGAGAAGCAAGCAAGAAACCCGCACGGAGAAGAGGTAGAAGGAGTCT TGGGAGCCGATCTTCGAAAACATTCAAACCCAAGAAGAACATTCCCGAAGGTTCCCATCAGTATGAACTCTTGAAACATGCAGAAGCAACTCTGGGGAGCGGTAACCTTAGACAAGCAGTTATGTTGCCGGAAGGAGAGGACCTTAACGAGTGGATCGCCGTTAACA CGGTGGATTTCTTCAACCAAATCAACATGCTGTACGGGACCATTACGGAGTTCTGCACGGAGGCGAGCTGTCCGGTCATGTCCGCAGGACCAAG gTACGAGTACCACTGGGCGGATGGCACCAACATAAAGAAGCCGATCAAGTGCTCGGCTCCAAAGTATATCGATTACTTGATGACGTGGGTGCAGGACCAGCTGGATGACGAAACGCTCTTCCCTTCAAAGATCG GCGTTCCTTTTCCCAAGAACTTCATGTCGGTGGCCAAGACGATCCTGAAGCGGCTGTTCCGTGTGTACGCCCACATCTACCACCAGCACTTCGATTCGGTCAtgcggctgcaggaggaggccCACCTCAACACCTCCTTCAAGCACTTTATCTTCTTTGTGCAG gAATTCAACTTGATCGACAGGCGGGAGTTGGCTCCTCTGCAGGAACTGATTGAGAAGCTGGGCTCCAAGGACAGATAA